One region of Ananas comosus cultivar F153 linkage group 9, ASM154086v1, whole genome shotgun sequence genomic DNA includes:
- the LOC109715108 gene encoding uncharacterized protein LOC109715108, giving the protein MEGPDPGGEGEWEGRREGWGRWVRGQLSRAPSVSVSGAGAGARRHSDLRLLLGVMSAPLAPIHVCAADPLPHLSVKDTPIETSSAHYILQQYIAASGGFKLLSSVRNAYAMGKLKMVATEFETGTKVIKNRSAPKSAESGGFVLWQMAPEMWYVELAVGGTKVHAGCNGRIVWRHTPWLGAHATKGPARPLRRALQGLDPLTTASMFADARCIGEKKVDGEDCFILKLSADPRTLKARSEGPAEIIRHVLFGYFSQKTGLLIHLEDSHLTRMQSNTGGDTVYWETTINSFIEDYRPIEGMMIAHAGRSAVTLFRFGEVAMSHTKTRMEEAWAIEEAAFNVPGLSLDCFIPPADLNCESVSEEALEVTQEERGMASVVNSRQAKVAAFENLNDSSGDDNIAWRVEV; this is encoded by the exons ATGGAGGGCCCGGATCCGGGGGGAGAAGGGGAatgggaggggaggagggaggggtGGGGACGGTGGGTCAGGGGCCAGCTCTCTAGGGCCCCCTCCGTCTCcgtctccggcgccggcgccggggcGCGCCGCCACTCCGACCTCCGCCTCCTTCTCGGGGTCATGTCGGCGCCGCTCGCCCCCATCCACGTGTGCGCCGCGGATCCTCTGCCGCATCTCAGTGTAAAGGATACCCCCATT GAAACCTCGTCGGCTCATTACATACTGCAGCAGTACATAGCTGCATCCGGCGGTTTTAAGCTTCTGAGCTCCGTTCGAAATGCTTATGCCATGGGTAAACTGAAAATGGTGGCCACCGAATTTGAGACCGGCACCAAAGTCATCAAGAACCGAAGTGCACCGAAGTCCGCTGAATCTGGCGGATTTGTTCTGTGGCAGATGGCCCCTGAAATGTGGTATGTCGAGCTTGCTGTCGGGGGCACGAAGGTGCACGCCGGATGCAACGGCAGGATTGTATGGCGGCATACTCCATGGCTCGGGGCCCATGCAACCAAGGGCCCCGCCCGACCTCTTCGTCGGGCTCTTCAG ggcCTTGATCCATTGACAACAGCAAGCATGTTTGCGGACGCCCGCTGCATTGGAGAGAAGAAGGTTGATGGAGAGGATTGCTTCATCCTTAAGCTCTCTGCCGATCCACGGACACTCAAGGCGCGGAGTGAAGGCCCAGCTGAGATTATAAGGCATGTCCTTTTTGGCTACTTCAGTCAGAAAACCGGGCTTCTCATCCATTTAGAAGACTCCCATCTAACCCGAATGCAGTCTAATACTGGTGGAGATACTGTGTATTGGGAAACGACCATCAATTCCTTCATAGAGGACTACCGTCCGATTGAGGGCATGATGATTGCCCATGCAGGTCGATCAGCTGTGACGCTTTTCCGATTTGGGGAAGTCGCGATGAGCCACACGAAGACTAGGATGGAGGAGGCATGGGCCATTGAGGAGGCAGCTTTTAATGTGCCAGGACTCTCCTTGGATTGCTTTATTCCTCCTGCTGATTTAAATTGCGAGTCGGTTAGTGAAGAAGCCCTTGAGGTAACTCAAGAGGAGAGGGGAATGGCCAGCGTGGTTAATAGTCGTCAGGCTAAGGTTGCGGCatttgagaatttgaatgaTAGTAGTGGTGATGATAATATTGCGTGGAGAGTAGAAGTCTAG